One region of Verrucomicrobiales bacterium genomic DNA includes:
- a CDS encoding DUF1501 domain-containing protein, with the protein MSHSTPHSHERKHAFRFLNGREREGLAVWSRRGVLKASLAGLAGLTLPGLLQLRARAAEENQPGALRKSKAVILLWMTGGPSHIDTWDVKPGMPSEIRGPFKDIPTKLPGVHLCEYYPKQAAMLDQFTLIRSVDCRESNHEPNMVMQTANLAAEPRLNPRGHLYPAIGSLVAKMHGANDPSVPPYVVLNLKDRSHVAWGGYAGQQHDPFNGANVDQLFKLPAGLTLDRLRSRQSLAQQMNQVRHDLDASGQMEAMDRFTAKAFDIVAGGRAQAAFDLSREPAKVLERYGSHAWCRQALLARRLVEAGSSFVTIDLSNHSASGTWDTHGDNIPPYGGIWNGLRPLLPTFDHLVTTLVSDLKDRGLLEDTLVIAMGEFGRTPTLGTQGSSDGRDHWPYVMSMLMAGGGFRHGQVIGASSRDGGEIAERPVTPGDIAATIYRHFGISHDSTYLDHGGRPMRFVEQGEPIRELL; encoded by the coding sequence ATGTCCCATTCCACGCCGCATTCACACGAGCGGAAGCATGCCTTCCGATTCTTGAATGGCCGTGAGCGGGAGGGGTTGGCGGTGTGGAGCCGGCGTGGGGTGCTGAAGGCAAGCCTGGCGGGACTGGCAGGGCTGACCCTTCCGGGATTGCTCCAGCTTCGCGCCCGTGCGGCGGAGGAGAATCAGCCAGGCGCGCTGCGGAAATCGAAGGCGGTGATCCTGCTATGGATGACCGGTGGTCCTTCCCACATTGATACCTGGGACGTGAAGCCCGGAATGCCTTCCGAGATTCGCGGTCCCTTCAAGGATATTCCCACCAAGCTCCCTGGGGTTCATCTCTGTGAATACTACCCCAAGCAGGCGGCTATGCTGGATCAGTTCACGCTGATCCGATCGGTCGACTGTCGGGAGAGCAACCATGAGCCGAACATGGTGATGCAGACGGCGAATCTCGCTGCTGAGCCGCGTCTCAACCCACGCGGCCATCTTTATCCGGCGATCGGTTCGTTGGTGGCGAAGATGCACGGGGCGAACGACCCCAGTGTGCCGCCCTACGTGGTGCTGAATTTAAAGGACCGATCGCATGTCGCGTGGGGTGGCTATGCCGGGCAGCAGCACGATCCGTTCAACGGAGCGAATGTGGATCAGTTGTTCAAGCTGCCGGCGGGGCTGACTTTGGACCGGCTGCGATCGCGTCAGAGCCTGGCGCAGCAGATGAATCAGGTGCGACACGATCTGGATGCCAGCGGCCAGATGGAAGCGATGGATCGCTTTACCGCTAAGGCGTTCGACATCGTCGCCGGTGGGCGCGCCCAGGCGGCGTTCGATCTCAGCCGGGAACCGGCGAAAGTCTTGGAACGCTATGGCAGTCATGCTTGGTGCCGACAGGCCTTGTTGGCCCGCCGGTTGGTCGAGGCGGGATCCAGCTTTGTCACGATTGACCTCAGCAACCATTCGGCCTCCGGAACTTGGGATACCCATGGCGACAACATTCCGCCGTATGGAGGCATCTGGAACGGGCTTCGTCCGTTGCTTCCAACCTTCGATCATCTAGTCACGACGTTGGTGAGCGACTTGAAGGACCGGGGTCTGCTGGAAGACACACTGGTGATCGCCATGGGAGAGTTCGGTCGGACGCCTACGTTGGGCACCCAAGGTAGCTCGGATGGAAGGGACCATTGGCCCTACGTGATGTCGATGCTGATGGCGGGCGGCGGATTTCGTCATGGTCAGGTCATTGGGGCCAGCTCACGAGACGGCGGTGAGATTGCTGAGCGTCCGGTGACCCCCGGGGACATCGCTGCCACCATCTACCGCCATTTCGGAATTTCCCACGATTCGACCTACCTTGACCACGGGGGACGTCCGATGCGGTTCGTCGAACAAGGCGAACCCATCCGCGAATTGCTCTGA
- a CDS encoding PPC domain-containing protein — MARAKQWRQMGGLYLAALLSATAAPPALDHLYPVAIQAGTTQQVNVIGKVDPWPPKVWVDSPGIHIQPLTNSGLLSIHVDANLPPAAHAIRLFNDEGASPIRVLVTTSQPQTPETEPNDHFKKPQRVSQLPAAINGRLDKSGDVDSYSIELRENQTVIAFIEAFVLASPIDAVLRIIDSKGVQVALNHDDGKTFDPFIAWTAKTAGTYILQVFGFPYPAGSDVRFAGSSSSVYRLLVSGGAFVHHTLPLGIPCGQAAKLRGVGWNFPAGQELWMELSGLACAPGNAIQVIQFPGIENPIAVRVGQGSEMLEEEPNDNLAQASAVTLPSAITGTISSPGDVDRYLFQAQKGDQLEFQVRSASLGFPMDPWLRLEDQAGKELTRSDDGSNADPAIEWAAPETGSYQAVVGNLLRRGNSDCLYRLSLERRTPGIALSVAAHAFTIKAGETNEIPVTLKRLNGDTRVLKTSLRGLPSGLTCEPVPTPEKAGEFKLKLVAAKDAKPASGEFQVIGIEDKSGAEHTARFSIVATGTDNGVPNGFHKLLVESVDRLWLTVLPLPTAKP, encoded by the coding sequence ATGGCTCGCGCAAAACAATGGCGCCAAATGGGCGGCCTCTACCTCGCCGCCCTTCTCAGCGCAACCGCAGCTCCCCCTGCCCTCGATCATCTCTATCCCGTCGCGATCCAGGCCGGCACCACTCAACAGGTGAATGTCATCGGCAAGGTGGATCCGTGGCCTCCCAAAGTTTGGGTCGACTCGCCAGGCATTCACATCCAGCCGCTCACCAACTCGGGACTGCTCTCGATCCATGTCGACGCCAACCTGCCGCCAGCAGCTCATGCGATACGCCTCTTCAACGACGAAGGCGCAAGTCCGATCCGAGTGTTGGTGACCACCTCCCAGCCACAGACCCCGGAAACGGAACCAAACGACCACTTCAAGAAGCCTCAGAGAGTTTCCCAACTGCCGGCGGCCATCAACGGTAGGCTCGATAAGAGCGGGGATGTCGACTCCTACTCCATCGAGCTTCGCGAGAACCAAACAGTAATCGCCTTCATCGAAGCCTTCGTCCTGGCGTCGCCTATCGATGCCGTGCTGCGGATCATCGATTCGAAAGGGGTTCAAGTGGCCCTCAATCACGACGATGGCAAAACCTTTGATCCCTTCATCGCCTGGACGGCCAAGACCGCCGGCACCTATATCCTGCAGGTGTTCGGCTTCCCCTATCCCGCTGGTTCCGACGTTCGGTTCGCCGGCAGCTCCTCCTCCGTATATCGCTTGCTAGTCTCCGGAGGCGCGTTCGTCCATCATACCCTTCCGCTGGGAATACCTTGCGGCCAAGCCGCAAAGCTCCGTGGCGTCGGATGGAACTTCCCCGCGGGCCAGGAACTCTGGATGGAACTGAGCGGGCTGGCTTGCGCGCCAGGTAACGCCATCCAAGTCATCCAATTCCCGGGCATCGAAAACCCGATTGCAGTTCGGGTTGGGCAAGGCTCTGAAATGCTGGAAGAGGAACCCAACGACAACCTCGCCCAGGCCTCTGCGGTAACCCTGCCGAGCGCCATCACCGGAACCATCTCCAGCCCGGGGGATGTCGATCGCTACCTTTTTCAGGCCCAAAAGGGCGATCAGCTCGAATTCCAGGTCCGGTCAGCCTCCTTGGGCTTTCCGATGGATCCTTGGTTGCGCTTAGAAGACCAGGCGGGCAAGGAACTCACCCGGTCCGACGACGGATCCAACGCCGACCCCGCTATCGAGTGGGCAGCGCCCGAGACCGGTTCCTACCAAGCGGTGGTGGGAAACCTCCTGCGCCGCGGAAATTCGGACTGCCTCTATCGACTCAGCCTGGAACGACGAACACCGGGGATTGCGCTATCCGTGGCTGCCCATGCGTTCACGATCAAGGCCGGGGAGACCAACGAAATTCCGGTCACGCTCAAACGTCTCAATGGAGACACACGCGTGCTCAAGACAAGCCTGCGTGGACTTCCGTCCGGGTTGACCTGCGAGCCCGTGCCCACTCCGGAAAAGGCTGGGGAATTTAAACTCAAACTGGTGGCAGCCAAAGATGCCAAACCGGCGAGCGGGGAATTTCAGGTTATCGGAATCGAGGATAAAAGCGGTGCGGAGCACACGGCCCGGTTTAGCATCGTGGCCACCGGCACCGACAACGGGGTGCCCAATGGTTTTCATAAACTGTTAGTCGAAAGCGTCGACCGCCTTTGGCTCACTGTGCTCCCGCTCCCGACCGCCAAGCCGTGA
- a CDS encoding DUF1501 domain-containing protein, producing the protein MLGLNRNCAGMPRRDFLQVGLGGLLGLGLTDLLRLQAQASSPVPGSKSSSSRMNCIMIWLDGGPSHYESFDPKPGAPQEIRGEFKDMATAVPGIRFSEAIPNLAKVADRMTVIRSICHKDPNHGGGNHYMMTGAPTPVPVACGASVTFHPSFGSVVAHERGIREGMPAYMSMPQVSRSGGPNFLGGKHAPFVINGSPNDKNFQVRDVVLPSEISSSRAASRRQLRTTLDDMQRYHEKLAEDPAVTFDQYYQQGVDLVLSPKAQAAFDIHREEEKVRDSYGRHDFGQRLLLARRLVEVGVSWVTVYYGGWDHHTKIFDAFKGDHGKRMDTGVAALIRDLDQRGLLDNTLVLLLGEFGRTPKVNKDAGRDHWPHAMSVMVAGGGVPRGHIIGATDAKGYHAAESVYRPEDFAASIYTKMGIDPTQVLHTNTGRPVQLVNNGRLIRDLFT; encoded by the coding sequence ATGCTCGGTTTAAACCGCAATTGTGCCGGGATGCCGCGAAGAGACTTTCTCCAGGTGGGGCTCGGAGGCCTGCTCGGATTAGGCCTGACCGATCTACTCCGTCTCCAAGCGCAGGCGTCATCACCCGTCCCCGGGAGCAAGTCGTCCTCTTCCCGGATGAATTGCATCATGATCTGGTTGGATGGTGGCCCTTCCCATTACGAGTCGTTCGATCCGAAACCCGGAGCCCCTCAGGAAATCCGGGGTGAATTCAAGGACATGGCCACGGCAGTTCCGGGTATCCGCTTCAGCGAAGCGATTCCGAATTTGGCGAAGGTGGCCGATCGGATGACCGTGATTCGGTCGATCTGCCATAAGGATCCCAATCACGGCGGTGGAAACCATTACATGATGACCGGCGCCCCCACTCCGGTCCCCGTCGCCTGCGGTGCTTCCGTCACCTTTCATCCCTCGTTCGGTTCGGTGGTCGCCCACGAGCGGGGCATTCGAGAGGGCATGCCGGCCTACATGTCGATGCCCCAGGTCTCCCGCAGCGGAGGACCCAACTTCCTCGGTGGCAAACACGCACCCTTTGTCATCAACGGAAGCCCCAACGATAAGAATTTTCAGGTCCGTGATGTCGTCCTGCCCTCGGAGATCAGCAGCAGCCGAGCCGCCTCGCGCCGACAGCTGCGCACCACGCTGGATGACATGCAACGCTACCACGAGAAGCTGGCCGAAGACCCGGCGGTGACCTTCGACCAATACTACCAGCAGGGCGTGGATCTGGTGCTCTCCCCCAAAGCGCAGGCGGCCTTCGACATTCATCGCGAGGAGGAGAAAGTCCGGGACAGCTACGGACGTCATGACTTCGGACAGCGATTGCTCTTGGCACGTCGGCTCGTGGAAGTGGGTGTGTCCTGGGTGACGGTCTATTACGGGGGCTGGGATCATCACACGAAGATCTTTGACGCCTTCAAGGGGGACCACGGGAAGCGGATGGATACGGGCGTTGCCGCACTCATTCGCGACCTCGACCAGCGAGGCTTGCTCGACAACACGCTAGTACTGTTGCTGGGAGAGTTCGGACGCACTCCCAAGGTGAACAAGGATGCCGGACGCGATCATTGGCCGCACGCCATGTCGGTCATGGTGGCGGGTGGAGGAGTTCCCCGCGGACACATCATCGGTGCCACCGACGCGAAAGGATACCATGCCGCCGAGAGCGTGTATCGCCCCGAAGATTTCGCCGCCTCGATCTACACCAAAATGGGGATCGATCCTACTCAAGTGCTCCACACGAACACCGGACGTCCCGTCCAGCTGGTCAACAATGGACGCCTGATCCGCGACCTGTTCACGTAA
- a CDS encoding ribulokinase, producing the protein MSQSKNKSSPRRPSTSSRTYVLGIDFGTLSGRALLVDAVTGEEVATAVHEYRHGSVEERLPGSTKRLPPEFALQHPGDYLEVLERTIPRVLADAGVRGEQVLGIGTDFTSCTMLPTRADGRPLCFETRWRREPHAWVKLWKHHAAQPEADHINAVGLKRKEEFIRAYGGRYSSEWFFSKLLETVRQAPEVYDAADRFIEAGDWIVWQLCGSERRNLSAAGFKAMWVYPDGKGGWTYPSEAFFRALHPKLTRVVAEKLGGTPLPLGACADGLTAAMAQRLGLKAGTPVAVGNIDAHVAVPACGVGRSGELVMIMGTSTCHLLVGDRKQSVEGACGVVDGGVVAGSWGYEAGQAGVGDLFAWYMKHGVPAEVDQQARQQGVDRYRYLETRAAALQPGESGLLALDWWNGCRSVLMDSELSGLLLGATLGTRPHEIYRAMIEATAFGTRRIIEAFTSQGVAIRRLVGCGGLAKKNPLLMQIYADVTGRPIQVASSEQACALGAAMHGAVAAGLYRDVRQAAQRMARIEAKSYRPNPKHKRVYDSLYSEYLRMHDFFGRDPQSPMKRLRQLRKKALGLTR; encoded by the coding sequence ATGAGCCAGAGCAAGAACAAGTCCTCCCCGCGACGTCCTTCGACCTCGTCGCGCACGTATGTCCTTGGAATCGACTTCGGCACGCTGTCAGGGAGGGCTCTGCTGGTAGATGCGGTTACCGGAGAAGAGGTGGCGACGGCGGTCCATGAATATCGGCATGGCTCGGTGGAGGAGCGGTTGCCCGGCTCTACCAAGCGCCTTCCTCCGGAGTTCGCCCTGCAGCATCCTGGCGACTACCTGGAGGTGTTGGAACGGACCATTCCCCGGGTGTTGGCCGACGCGGGAGTGCGTGGAGAGCAGGTATTGGGCATTGGGACCGACTTCACCTCGTGCACGATGCTCCCAACCCGGGCCGACGGACGACCTCTCTGCTTCGAGACGCGGTGGCGTCGCGAGCCGCATGCCTGGGTCAAACTGTGGAAACATCACGCCGCCCAGCCGGAAGCGGACCATATCAATGCGGTTGGCTTGAAGCGGAAGGAGGAATTCATCCGGGCCTATGGCGGACGCTACTCGAGCGAGTGGTTCTTCTCCAAGTTGCTGGAGACGGTTCGACAGGCGCCGGAAGTCTATGATGCGGCGGATCGCTTCATCGAGGCCGGAGATTGGATCGTCTGGCAGCTGTGTGGCTCGGAGCGAAGGAACCTTTCGGCCGCCGGGTTCAAGGCTATGTGGGTGTATCCGGATGGGAAGGGTGGGTGGACCTATCCGTCGGAAGCGTTCTTTCGAGCTCTTCATCCCAAGCTCACCCGAGTGGTTGCGGAGAAACTGGGTGGTACGCCTTTGCCCCTCGGTGCCTGCGCCGATGGACTGACGGCCGCGATGGCCCAGAGGCTGGGGCTTAAAGCGGGTACCCCGGTTGCGGTGGGAAATATCGATGCCCATGTAGCGGTGCCTGCTTGCGGCGTGGGCCGCTCCGGCGAGTTGGTCATGATCATGGGAACTTCGACTTGTCATCTGCTGGTTGGCGACCGCAAGCAATCTGTCGAGGGTGCTTGCGGCGTGGTGGATGGCGGCGTCGTCGCGGGATCCTGGGGGTATGAAGCCGGACAGGCGGGAGTGGGGGATCTGTTTGCCTGGTATATGAAACACGGAGTGCCGGCGGAAGTGGATCAGCAGGCGCGCCAGCAGGGAGTGGATCGATATCGCTATCTGGAGACCCGGGCGGCCGCGCTGCAGCCGGGGGAATCAGGTTTACTGGCTCTCGACTGGTGGAACGGGTGTCGATCCGTCCTGATGGATTCTGAGCTCAGCGGCCTGCTGTTGGGAGCGACCCTCGGAACCCGACCGCACGAGATTTATCGGGCGATGATCGAGGCGACCGCCTTTGGGACTCGACGCATCATTGAGGCTTTTACCTCCCAGGGGGTGGCCATTCGACGGTTGGTCGGATGCGGTGGGTTGGCCAAGAAGAACCCGTTGCTCATGCAAATCTACGCGGATGTGACCGGTAGGCCGATCCAGGTGGCATCCTCAGAGCAGGCTTGCGCTTTGGGTGCGGCGATGCACGGCGCGGTGGCCGCTGGGCTTTATCGTGATGTGCGCCAAGCGGCGCAGCGGATGGCGCGGATTGAAGCCAAGTCCTATCGGCCCAACCCGAAGCACAAGCGCGTGTATGACTCGCTCTATTCCGAATACCTGCGCATGCACGACTTTTTCGGTCGCGATCCTCAGAGCCCCATGAAGCGCTTGCGCCAGCTGCGCAAGAAAGCCCTGGGACTCACTCGTTGA
- a CDS encoding exo-alpha-sialidase, producing MHQPLMTPWICLLCFGMFQAAFLAGAADSDAAPVSVGPKPIMVCQDAGAGAYEAFPDVCRVRDGRLMAVFYAGYGHVALPSPKLPRGGRISSCFSSDEGRTWTPAQTLYDGPNDDRDPSIVQLKDGRLLCSFFSLAGDDTGKLPYVGLGSWIVVSSDLGATWSEPQRLSQKYYCSSPVRELASGRLILGLYTEENDSARGAVTFSDDGGKTWSAEVDIPNSGMRLDAETDVLELKDGKLFAAQRADRGKPMAFSLSSDQGRTWSPSQAFNFPGHCPYLHRTVDGIILLAHRVPQTSLHYSLDEGRTWSKNVVVDTVGGAYPSMVNLRDGSVLIVYYEEGDGSSIRARRFRATRNGIEFQP from the coding sequence ATGCACCAGCCCTTGATGACTCCATGGATTTGCCTTCTCTGCTTCGGAATGTTTCAGGCTGCGTTTTTGGCGGGGGCCGCCGACTCGGATGCCGCTCCCGTTTCCGTGGGCCCCAAACCCATCATGGTCTGCCAGGACGCTGGTGCAGGAGCCTACGAAGCCTTCCCTGACGTTTGCCGGGTGCGCGACGGACGATTGATGGCGGTGTTCTATGCGGGGTATGGACATGTCGCATTGCCCTCTCCCAAACTTCCGCGTGGCGGACGCATCAGCTCTTGTTTTTCGAGTGACGAAGGACGGACCTGGACTCCGGCTCAAACGCTCTACGATGGGCCGAACGACGATCGAGATCCTTCCATTGTGCAGCTTAAGGACGGACGTCTGCTATGCAGCTTCTTCTCCTTGGCTGGGGACGACACCGGCAAGCTGCCGTATGTCGGCCTGGGAAGCTGGATCGTCGTATCTTCGGACTTGGGGGCCACTTGGTCGGAGCCGCAGCGCCTCTCTCAGAAGTATTATTGCAGCTCGCCGGTTCGGGAGCTTGCCAGCGGACGACTGATCCTGGGGCTTTACACGGAAGAGAATGACTCCGCTCGCGGTGCAGTCACTTTCAGTGATGACGGGGGCAAGACCTGGAGTGCCGAGGTCGACATTCCGAACTCGGGCATGCGGTTGGACGCCGAAACCGATGTCCTGGAACTGAAGGATGGGAAATTGTTTGCCGCGCAGCGCGCAGATCGAGGTAAGCCGATGGCTTTTTCCCTATCTTCCGATCAAGGCCGCACTTGGTCGCCTTCCCAAGCCTTTAATTTCCCGGGGCATTGTCCTTACCTGCATCGGACCGTGGATGGCATCATACTGCTGGCGCATCGGGTGCCGCAAACCAGCCTGCACTACAGTCTGGATGAGGGACGCACGTGGAGCAAGAACGTGGTTGTGGATACCGTGGGGGGTGCCTATCCCTCGATGGTCAACTTGAGGGATGGATCAGTCCTGATTGTCTACTACGAGGAGGGAGACGGATCCAGCATTCGCGCGAGGCGTTTTCGAGCCACCCGCAACGGAATCGAGTTTCAGCCGTAG
- the hpnD gene encoding presqualene diphosphate synthase HpnD — MTRSTGQPHGRSESPTLPGKGGVAEVVESSSAASTPPSSQTTAPRDSSPAAPKELDVEQSQQITKKSASNLALAFVLLPKPRRDAMAALYAFCREVDDVADNEEVPIPERRRQLEAWRQDVKLACQPEGTPKFPVNRELQPVIRGYGLTFELFSELIRGCEMDLEITRYHTQADLEEYCYRVASVVGLLSIEIFGYHNPRCREYALHLGKALQLTNILRDVKGDAERGRIYLPQEDLQRFGVTTDSILAHQYSQAYRQLARSVADRARAFYRQAAQALPEEDRRSMVAAELMGSVYWRLLEKLERAEFNVFQPELIRLNRFQKLALIARTWFRSLIGSRQPNYG, encoded by the coding sequence ATGACTCGAAGCACCGGGCAGCCTCACGGCCGATCTGAGTCCCCTACCTTGCCAGGCAAGGGCGGGGTCGCAGAAGTTGTTGAGTCATCATCCGCCGCTTCCACCCCTCCCTCCAGCCAAACCACCGCACCTCGAGACTCATCCCCCGCCGCCCCCAAAGAGCTGGATGTGGAACAGAGCCAGCAAATTACCAAGAAAAGCGCATCCAATCTGGCTCTCGCCTTCGTGCTACTCCCCAAACCCCGGCGGGATGCCATGGCTGCTCTCTATGCATTTTGCCGCGAGGTCGATGATGTTGCCGATAACGAAGAGGTCCCCATTCCTGAGCGGCGCCGTCAACTCGAAGCTTGGCGTCAGGACGTCAAACTTGCGTGTCAGCCGGAGGGCACTCCCAAGTTTCCAGTCAATCGGGAGCTCCAACCGGTCATCCGAGGATACGGCCTGACTTTCGAACTCTTCAGCGAACTCATTCGCGGCTGCGAGATGGACCTTGAAATCACCCGCTACCATACCCAGGCGGATCTCGAGGAATACTGCTATCGAGTGGCCTCCGTGGTCGGGCTGCTCAGCATCGAGATCTTTGGCTACCACAATCCCCGCTGCCGCGAGTACGCCCTGCATTTGGGTAAAGCGCTGCAACTCACCAACATTCTTCGTGATGTGAAGGGCGACGCGGAACGCGGAAGAATTTATCTTCCCCAAGAGGATCTACAACGGTTCGGGGTCACTACAGATTCGATCCTCGCCCACCAATACTCCCAAGCCTACCGGCAATTGGCTCGATCTGTCGCGGATCGGGCCCGGGCCTTCTATCGCCAAGCGGCTCAAGCACTCCCCGAGGAAGACCGCCGATCGATGGTGGCCGCGGAACTCATGGGCTCGGTTTATTGGCGTCTATTGGAGAAACTGGAACGCGCCGAGTTCAATGTGTTTCAACCTGAACTAATCCGCCTGAATCGTTTTCAAAAACTGGCGCTGATCGCCCGAACCTGGTTTCGATCGCTCATCGGCAGTCGCCAGCCCAACTACGGCTGA